One Ignavibacterium album JCM 16511 genomic region harbors:
- a CDS encoding family 10 glycosylhydrolase yields MNNQLKESFYGYKKIKTFVLFILISTSLAQTNQQFRATWLTNVDSYVLTTDASIVEAMNYLSSIGINVVFLVVYNKGYTIYPSSIMDSLFDAPTIPDPSFQNRDFLDRLVIEAHRVGIEVIPWFEFGFSSSYSLNGGHIVARFPHWALKNNQGQLVVKNGFDWLSGINPEVQNYMLSLVMEVIDKYDIDGVQGDDRLPAMPVEGGYDSVTVEIYKSEHNGNNPPNNPGDTNWKRWRADKLNQFFLRMRDSVKSRGEYLILSSSPTPYPWGYDEYLQDSRYWAQNNIVDNIIPQLYRYDFSGYQSVLSQSLSQIRSVNPSIYFAGVLIKAGSWVITPTLITQIIDLNRTNNVNGECTFFYEGLRTNNNEIGNLLGTNYYNQPALVPYRNGNIWRPKATIKNENESGVTLTGNWTNYPMQGYTGQIIRTNQTTGYASVEYNVEVPFSANFDVYAYLTPNTTWTQQARYVIYSDTDSSEIIIDQSNLNKKGWQKIGTLYLSEGTKRVMKVDNTYLGSGRYLVSDAMMIMINRKLSPDVVVTDVDNETETITNQPTEFVLEQNYPNPFNPTTKIRFVIPDEVRNQRDFSTQAVGNENTMVTLKVYDVLGKEIATLVNEEKQAGLYEVEFDGRNLSSGIYFYQLQAGEFIQTKKMILLR; encoded by the coding sequence ATGAATAATCAATTAAAAGAAAGTTTTTATGGTTATAAAAAAATTAAAACATTCGTGCTCTTTATTCTTATTTCAACCTCACTCGCTCAAACCAATCAACAATTCAGAGCAACTTGGTTAACTAATGTTGATAGTTATGTTCTCACAACAGATGCTTCTATCGTTGAAGCAATGAACTATCTATCATCGATTGGAATTAATGTTGTATTTCTTGTAGTTTATAATAAAGGTTATACAATCTATCCAAGTTCAATTATGGATAGTCTCTTCGATGCACCAACTATTCCTGACCCTTCTTTTCAAAACAGAGATTTTCTTGATAGATTGGTAATAGAAGCACATCGTGTTGGTATTGAAGTTATTCCTTGGTTCGAATTTGGATTTTCTTCTTCTTATAGTTTAAACGGCGGACACATAGTTGCAAGATTTCCACATTGGGCATTAAAGAATAATCAGGGTCAGTTAGTAGTAAAAAACGGATTTGATTGGTTAAGCGGAATTAATCCGGAAGTTCAGAACTATATGCTTTCACTCGTTATGGAAGTAATTGATAAATATGATATTGATGGTGTTCAGGGAGATGACCGTTTACCTGCAATGCCTGTTGAAGGTGGATATGATTCTGTTACTGTTGAAATTTATAAATCTGAACATAATGGAAATAATCCACCTAACAATCCTGGTGACACTAATTGGAAAAGATGGCGGGCGGACAAGCTAAATCAGTTTTTTTTGAGAATGAGAGATTCAGTTAAGTCACGTGGAGAATATCTGATTTTATCATCTTCACCGACTCCTTATCCCTGGGGATATGATGAATACCTGCAGGATTCCAGATATTGGGCACAGAATAATATTGTAGATAACATTATACCTCAGCTATATCGGTATGATTTTTCCGGATATCAATCAGTGCTCTCTCAATCACTTTCCCAAATACGAAGTGTTAATCCTTCCATCTATTTTGCGGGAGTATTAATTAAAGCCGGTTCGTGGGTAATCACTCCAACTTTAATTACTCAGATAATAGATCTCAACAGAACGAATAATGTTAATGGTGAATGTACTTTTTTTTATGAAGGATTAAGAACAAACAATAATGAAATTGGAAATCTTTTAGGAACAAATTATTACAATCAACCAGCTCTTGTTCCATATCGTAATGGCAACATCTGGCGTCCCAAAGCAACAATAAAAAATGAAAACGAATCAGGAGTTACGCTAACAGGAAATTGGACAAACTATCCAATGCAGGGATATACAGGACAAATAATCAGAACAAATCAAACAACAGGATATGCGTCAGTAGAATACAATGTTGAAGTACCATTCAGTGCAAACTTTGATGTATATGCATATCTGACACCAAATACAACGTGGACACAACAGGCAAGATATGTAATCTATTCAGATACAGACTCGAGTGAAATAATAATAGATCAATCAAATCTTAATAAGAAGGGATGGCAGAAGATAGGGACATTATATTTAAGTGAAGGGACAAAGCGAGTAATGAAAGTAGATAACACATATCTGGGAAGCGGTAGATATCTTGTATCAGATGCGATGATGATAATGATAAACAGAAAGTTATCACCGGACGTAGTCGTAACTGATGTTGATAATGAAACAGAAACAATTACAAATCAACCAACTGAATTTGTATTAGAGCAGAATTATCCAAATCCATTTAATCCAACAACTAAAATTCGTTTTGTCATTCCGGACGAAGTTAGGAATCAAAGAGATTTCTCGACGCAAGCTGTAGGAAATGAAAACACAATGGTAACGTTAAAAGTTTATGATGTATTAGGCAAAGAGATTGCAACTTTGGTAAATGAAGAGAAGCAAGCAGGATTATATGAAGTAGAATTTGATGGAAGAAATCTTTCAAGTGGAATTTATTTCTATCAACTTCAAGCAGGAGAATTTATACAAACAAAGAAAATGATATTGTTAAGATGA